The nucleotide sequence GCTTTTAGCTCAAGTTCTTTTCTTTGATATTTTAAGGTTTCGGTGGTCAATTTCCCTTCTGTTTTTTACAATGTATTGTGTTCCATCAGTCCTTTTTTGGTAGCCAGGAAATAATAGTTTTTTCCCTGCCCCACTATGTCGACTCCCTCAAATAGTTCCTCATCAGGCCCTATCATACACTTGATAAGTTCTCGGGAATACAACTCTTGCAAGGTAGCCAAAAGCGCTTCATCTTCCCAGTTTAAAGTTTCTTTTAAATAGCCATATGGCTGAACAAAGTAAAGTTCATCTAGCAATTCGTATTCTTCTTCTGACATTATATTCCTCTTCTACCAGTTAAATTTAAATATTGGGCATTATCTCCCCTTCCAAGTCAAGTTTCCAAACAAAGCCAAAAACACGACAGCAACCACAAATAATGGATGAATGAAACTGGTGTACATAAAACTTAAAAAGGGCAATTTCATTTCGTATTCCTTTAATACTTTATTCAAGGACCAATACTCCACCAAAACCTTTATTGACCAGTAAAGCAAAAACAGCAAGGGCATCCAGGCTCCTCCAAATAATAAAAATACACTTAACAAACTGAAGATGGTAAACAAAGCACTTATGATAGCTCCTGCTGCATTTTCCCATTTTTGGTGTTTATTCCATTTTTTGGCCCATCTGGCACGTTGAAACAATAGTTTCTTCCAGTTTTGCTGGGCCTTGGTGCGCACCAAAATCTCTTTTCCAGAAAGATACTTGATAGCATCAGTACCAAAGCGCTTGCTCATTTTTTCAAGCAAAAAGGAATCATCTCCTGAAGCACAATCATGATTACCCTGATATCCCCTCAAATGTAGAAAAGCTGCTTTTCTATAGCCCATATTGGCACCACTGCACATCACTGGCCGGCCCATTTGAAAAAAGAATTTGGTCATCAATAAAACACTTCCCCATTCTATCTGTTGAAAATCCTCAAACATTTTCTTTCCACCCTTTGATATCACTGGCCCAGCTACCATTTGCACCTTTGGATCATCAAAGGGCTTCACCATATACTTCACCCATTGGGCAGGCAACTTACAATCTGCATCTGAGGTTAGCACAATCAGCCCATTGGAGACTGCCACTCCACTTTCAAGGGCGGCCTTCTTTCCTTGTCCTTGGCTTTGGATCAACAGAAAATTGTCTTGGGCTTTGCTCTTAAGCCACTCTTTCACATATTCTCCTCCTCCATCTTCACTATGATCATCCACCAAAACAACCTGCAAACTAGCGTATTCCTGCTTTGCCAAATTTGACAATAGTTTTGGTAGATTATTGACCTCATTTCTAAAAGGTATGATCAAAGAAACTGGATATTCAAAGGCCTGCTCAATCCCAGTGTCTGATGATTTGTCTTTCCCCCAGTAATGGACCAAAAGCAAAAGAACAGCTGAATAAACTGCCAAAACTCCAAAAAAGAAAAATACCAAAAGATTCATGTCCATGGGAGGATTTCTAGTAAATTGCGCTAATGGGCAAAATAGCGAAAAAGGAGCTTAAAGAACAAATCATTTTGGGAATTGATCCAGGCACCAATATTATGGGATATGGCCTGATCTTGGTAAGAGGCAACAAATACGAAACCCTTCAATATGGCGTGATACACCTGAAGAAATACGGTTCCCATGAACTTAAACTCAAAAAGATTTTTGAGCGCATCACAGGGATCATTGATGAATTTCTCCCGGACAAAGTAGCCCTTGAAGCTCCCTTTTATGGTCAAAATGTCCAATCCATGCTCAAGCTAGGCAGGGCCCAAGGAGTAGCAATGGCAGCAGCACTAGCCAGAGATATACCCATAGCCGAATATTCTCCCAAGAAAGTCAAGCAATCTGTAACTGGCAATGGCAATGCCTCCAAGGAACAGGTCGCTGAAATGCTCAAAACCCTCCTAAAAATAGAATCCATCCCCAAACTACTGGATGCCACCGATGCTTTGGCGGTAGCCCTTTGTCACCATTTTCATGATGGTAGACTACAAAGTCGTGGCCGATCAGCAGGTTGGAAATCATTCCTTGAAGAAAACCCCGACAGGATTAAATAGAAATTATAAGAAACAAAAAGGCCGCAAAGCAGTTTGTTTTCAAGCTTACTTTGTGGCCTTTTTATTTTTCCCTCTCTGGGAATTAATTCGCTTTTAAAAATGCACCCAGCCCTGAGCCTTTAACTGAACAGCGGTTTCACTCTTGGTGACCATAAACTTACCTTCTTCTTCCTTCGTTACATGACCGATAAAATGAATATCCGGATGCTTCTCCAATTTATAAAAATCATCCTGGTTGATGGTAAATACCAATTCATAATCCTCACCACCATTCAACACACAAGTAATTGGATCTAAATTAAACTCCACTGCAGTATCATAAGTCTGCTTATCTATTGGTAGTTTATCTTCATAGATCATCACCCCCACCTTGGACTGCTTACAAATATGGAATAGCTCAGATGCCAAGCCATCAGAAACATCCATCATGGAAGTAGGTACCACGCCCAATTCCTTTAACTCGTGGATAATATCCATTCTTGCATCTGGCTTCAACTGCCTTCCTGTGATATAGGCATATTTGTCTAATTGAGGTTTCATGTTTGGGTCAGCCATAAAAACCTCCTTTTCCCTCTCCAATACTTGCAAGCCTATCAAAGCCCCTCCAAGATCACCTGTCACACAAATGATATCATTAACTTTGGCTCCAGACCTATAAACTTCCTTTCCTTTTTCCACCTCGCCAATGGCTGTCACAGAAATCACCAGACCAGACCTGGAAGAAGTGGTGTCCCCACCAATCACATCCACATTATAATGTTCTGCAGCTGCATTTATTCCTGCATACAAAGCCTCTACTGCCTCTACTGAAAACCTATTGCTGAGGGCAATACTTACAGTTATCTGCTTGGGGATGGCGTTCATGGCTGCAATATCAGAAATATTTACCGCCACAGCTTTAAATCCTAAATGATGCAAGGGAGCATAAGAAAGATCAAAATGCACTCCTTCCAATAACAGGTCGGTGGTCACCACCTTTACCTTATCTTCAGCATCCAATACTGCAGCATCATCACCAATTCCCTTCAAAGTATCCTGATGCCTTATTTGTATTTTACTATTCAATTGATCTATCAGGCCAAATTCCCCGATTTCTCCTATTTCTGTTCTCTTTTCACTCATAATTATATTTCATTAAAAGTTTGTCCTGACTCCGGAAAACTATATTTATAATCCGCCCACAGTCAACAGTCCACTGACCACCGCTACTTCGTACCTCCTACTTTGTACTTTGTACTTCCAACATCTTGACAAAGCTCTACCAATACACCATTGGTAGAACGCGGATGCAAAAATACAACTAATTTATGATCTGCCCCTCTTTTTGGCTCTTCATTGAGTACTTCGAAGCCCACAGCCTTTAAACGTTTGATTTCTGCATAAATATCATCTACTGCAAAAGCCACATGATGAATTCCCTCTGCCCTTTTTTCAATAAACTTTGAAATGGCACTTTCTTGCTCATTGGCTTGAAGTAATTCAATTTTGGTATCACCTACTTTAAAAAAAGAAGTGATCACTCCCTCACTTTCCACAGACTCTTCTTTATATGCTTCCTTTCCTAGGAGCTTTTCAAACAATTCATTGGATTTTTTAAGGTCTTTTACAGCTATTCCCAAGTGCTCAATTTTTCTCATGCGCTAATTTTGTATATTTGTAGTAGGAATTATTTCTAAGGTAAGCATGTTTTATGCTTAATCGAAAAACATAAGAACATTAATAAACAGAAAATATGATCATA is from Echinicola marina and encodes:
- a CDS encoding glycosyltransferase encodes the protein MDMNLLVFFFFGVLAVYSAVLLLLVHYWGKDKSSDTGIEQAFEYPVSLIIPFRNEVNNLPKLLSNLAKQEYASLQVVLVDDHSEDGGGEYVKEWLKSKAQDNFLLIQSQGQGKKAALESGVAVSNGLIVLTSDADCKLPAQWVKYMVKPFDDPKVQMVAGPVISKGGKKMFEDFQQIEWGSVLLMTKFFFQMGRPVMCSGANMGYRKAAFLHLRGYQGNHDCASGDDSFLLEKMSKRFGTDAIKYLSGKEILVRTKAQQNWKKLLFQRARWAKKWNKHQKWENAAGAIISALFTIFSLLSVFLLFGGAWMPLLFLLYWSIKVLVEYWSLNKVLKEYEMKLPFLSFMYTSFIHPLFVVAVVFLALFGNLTWKGR
- the ruvC gene encoding crossover junction endodeoxyribonuclease RuvC, producing the protein MGKIAKKELKEQIILGIDPGTNIMGYGLILVRGNKYETLQYGVIHLKKYGSHELKLKKIFERITGIIDEFLPDKVALEAPFYGQNVQSMLKLGRAQGVAMAAALARDIPIAEYSPKKVKQSVTGNGNASKEQVAEMLKTLLKIESIPKLLDATDALAVALCHHFHDGRLQSRGRSAGWKSFLEENPDRIK
- the thiL gene encoding thiamine-phosphate kinase, which codes for MSEKRTEIGEIGEFGLIDQLNSKIQIRHQDTLKGIGDDAAVLDAEDKVKVVTTDLLLEGVHFDLSYAPLHHLGFKAVAVNISDIAAMNAIPKQITVSIALSNRFSVEAVEALYAGINAAAEHYNVDVIGGDTTSSRSGLVISVTAIGEVEKGKEVYRSGAKVNDIICVTGDLGGALIGLQVLEREKEVFMADPNMKPQLDKYAYITGRQLKPDARMDIIHELKELGVVPTSMMDVSDGLASELFHICKQSKVGVMIYEDKLPIDKQTYDTAVEFNLDPITCVLNGGEDYELVFTINQDDFYKLEKHPDIHFIGHVTKEEEGKFMVTKSETAVQLKAQGWVHF
- the mce gene encoding methylmalonyl-CoA epimerase — translated: MRKIEHLGIAVKDLKKSNELFEKLLGKEAYKEESVESEGVITSFFKVGDTKIELLQANEQESAISKFIEKRAEGIHHVAFAVDDIYAEIKRLKAVGFEVLNEEPKRGADHKLVVFLHPRSTNGVLVELCQDVGSTKYKVGGTK